One Candidatus Krumholzibacteriota bacterium genomic window carries:
- a CDS encoding trimethylamine methyltransferase family protein encodes MTRTPLVRWFDDADRERIVVEAIAILEETGVAVEHDEALALLDGAGARIEGGRVRVPAALVERSLETAPGSVLLWSRGPAGASSPAAELGGGELFFTPGSAALRVLDHGRGGARPPATADLARFARLTDALANVAVQSTCLVPADVPAETADRYRLAIALACGAKPVVTGTFREDSFPLMLDMLVAAAGGEERLRKRPIAVFDCCPTSPLHWSGLTAGALLDCARAGVPAEIVAMPMTGATAPATLAAAVAQHCAEVLSGVVIHQLAAPGGPVVYGGSPAAFDMRHGTTPMGAVETMMLDGANAEIGRRLGLPVHAYIALSDAKLVDYQGGFETGMGAAIAALSSVDLAAGPGMLDFESCQSPEKLLLDNEICGMARRLRAGIALREEPLARTVVAEGTLRGDFLSLSHTARWFRAETFFPGRLVDRLPWERWKKEGGQDAAARAASEAERILAEAPPPAIDPAVVRHLREAAAADLRAAGMDRIPDWY; translated from the coding sequence ATGACCCGCACGCCCCTCGTCCGCTGGTTCGACGACGCGGATCGCGAACGGATCGTCGTGGAGGCGATCGCGATCCTCGAGGAGACGGGCGTCGCCGTCGAGCACGACGAAGCCCTCGCGCTCCTCGACGGCGCCGGCGCGCGGATCGAAGGCGGGCGCGTCCGGGTGCCGGCCGCGCTCGTCGAGCGCTCGCTCGAAACGGCCCCCGGCAGCGTCCTGCTCTGGAGCCGGGGCCCGGCGGGGGCGTCGTCGCCCGCCGCGGAGCTCGGCGGCGGCGAACTCTTCTTCACGCCGGGCTCGGCGGCCTTGCGCGTGCTCGACCACGGCCGGGGCGGGGCGCGGCCGCCCGCGACGGCCGACCTCGCGCGGTTCGCCCGACTCACCGACGCCCTCGCGAACGTGGCCGTGCAGAGCACCTGCCTCGTGCCGGCCGACGTCCCCGCGGAGACGGCGGACCGGTACCGCCTGGCGATCGCCCTCGCCTGCGGCGCCAAGCCGGTCGTGACCGGCACCTTCCGGGAGGACTCCTTTCCCCTCATGCTCGACATGCTCGTCGCCGCGGCCGGCGGCGAGGAGCGGTTGCGCAAGCGGCCGATCGCCGTCTTCGACTGCTGTCCCACCTCGCCGCTGCACTGGAGCGGCCTCACCGCGGGGGCGCTCCTCGACTGCGCCCGCGCCGGCGTCCCGGCCGAGATCGTCGCGATGCCGATGACGGGGGCCACCGCGCCGGCGACCCTCGCCGCCGCCGTCGCCCAGCACTGCGCCGAGGTTTTGAGCGGCGTCGTCATCCACCAGCTCGCCGCCCCCGGCGGGCCCGTCGTCTACGGCGGGTCCCCCGCGGCCTTCGACATGCGGCACGGGACGACGCCGATGGGGGCCGTCGAGACGATGATGCTCGACGGGGCGAACGCGGAGATCGGCCGCCGACTCGGTCTTCCCGTCCACGCCTACATCGCGCTCAGCGACGCGAAGCTCGTCGATTACCAGGGGGGGTTCGAGACGGGGATGGGGGCGGCGATCGCGGCCCTCTCGAGCGTCGATCTCGCCGCCGGACCGGGGATGCTCGATTTCGAATCCTGCCAGAGTCCCGAGAAGCTCCTGCTCGACAACGAGATCTGCGGGATGGCCCGGCGGTTGCGGGCGGGGATCGCCCTGCGGGAGGAGCCGCTCGCCCGGACGGTCGTCGCGGAGGGGACCCTGCGCGGCGATTTCCTCTCCCTTTCGCACACGGCACGGTGGTTCCGCGCGGAGACCTTCTTCCCCGGCCGCCTCGTCGATCGCCTTCCCTGGGAGCGCTGGAAAAAGGAGGGGGGGCAGGACGCCGCCGCGCGCGCCGCGAGCGAGGCAGAACGGATCCTCGCCGAAGCGCCGCCGCCGGCGATCGATCCGGCCGTCGTGAGGCATCTCCGGGAGGCGGCGGCGGCGGACCTCCGCGCGGCGGGGATGGATCGGATACCGGACTGGTACTGA